The Amycolatopsis sp. QT-25 genomic sequence AGCAGGCCCGACGCGTGGGCGAGCTGCCCGCTCGAGTACGCCACCACGCAGACCGCGACCGTGGCCAGCGGATACAGACCGGTGGCGGGAAGCGCCGCCCGGCGCAGCGCGAACGCCCCACCCCAGCCGAAAGCGAGCCCGATCACCAGGCCGGCGGCCAGTTCGTAGACCACCAGCAGCGGCAGCGACCAGTCGACGGTGGCGCCCTCGGCCAGGACGACGACGGCGATGTAGGCCGGGGCGTCGTTGATCCCCGACTCGATCTCCAGCGCGCCGACGAGCCGTTTGCCGATCCCCGCCGATCTCAGCACGGAGAAGACCGCGGCGGCGTCGGTCGAGGCCAGCACCGCGCCCCACAGCAACGCCATCCGCCAGTCCAGGCCCAGCAACCAGTGCAGGGCCGCGCCGGTGACCGCGATGCTCACCACGACGGCCACTGTGGACAGTGCGATTCCGATGCCCAGCGACGGTTTCACGGTCGTCCAGCGGGTGGTGAGGCCACCTTCGGACAGGATCATCACCAGCGCGGCGAGGCCGAGCGACTGGGTGAGTGTGGGGTTGTCGTATTGGATGCCGAACCCGGCTTCGCCGAGCAGGACCCCCATCCCCAGGTACAGCAGCAGTGAGGGAAGGCCGACCCGGATCGACACCCGGACGGCGATCACGGCGACGAGGAGCACCGCGCCACCGGTGCCGAGAACGAACGGGAGCTGCTCCATGTCGCCTCCCGTCCGGTCGCCGTGAGGGCTCCAGAATAGTGAGGCGGTGATCGTCACTCGTTCGTGTACCGGTCGAAAAGCGTCCGGATAGCCTGTGTTACAGACTGTCCATTAGGGACTGCGCAGGGCCACCAGATCCACCCCGAGTTCCGCGAACGGTCTCTCCGCCGCGGGCAGGACTTTCACCGCGCGGTTGCCCTCACGGGACAGCCAGCCGGCAGCCACTCCGTGGGACAGTAACGCCGCGGGTGCCCGGCCCGCCAAATGATCACGGCGTACCGTCCAATCCAGACAGTCGCGCAGCATCGGGCGGCGGCCGTCGGCGATCTCCACCCCGAGCCCACCGAGTATTTCGCGTCCGCGGCCGGTCAGCGTCAGGCCGTCGACCTCGTCGATCAGCCCGGTGGCGAGCATCCCGTCCCGCAGCGCGACGCCGACCGTCCCGGCGAGGTGGTCGTAGCA encodes the following:
- a CDS encoding helix-turn-helix domain-containing protein, encoding METIALAEVAAVLADPSRASMCLALLDGRAWTVTELAGAAEVAASTASEHVTKLVEAGFVVRVRQGRHSYVRMADPRVAELIEHLAQHAERRPVLGLRSSVRVKRLEFARTCYDHLAGTVGVALRDGMLATGLIDEVDGLTLTGRGREILGGLGVEIADGRRPMLRDCLDWTVRRDHLAGRAPAALLSHGVAAGWLSREGNRAVKVLPAAERPFAELGVDLVALRSP